The window TCGATCGGATGTATAAATCCGGCCCTTACACCCAGCGTGATTGCCAATCCGGCTCCCAGCGTGGTATAGTTTACAACATCCTCGCTGAGTCGGAACTTGCCGTCCACCATAAGCTTATCCATCTCGGTCATCAGCCTGAACTCTTCCGATACCCCTTTCACAAGCACCGGCACCTGCCGCTCCTCAAACTTGTATAGGGCGTTCTCCTCCAGCGATTCCGATATCATCCCGATCCCTTCAACCCGTAACGCCCGGTCGAACTCAGGGGTATGGTAATCAAACACCTTCCCCGTCCTGGCAGTAATCTTCAGGTCGGGATCAAATGCACTGAACATTCCCTCCACGATGCCGCCAAACCCGTTGAAGACCGATAGCACACATACCATGGCCATGGTTGCAATGGCAATTCCGCCCACTGAGATGAGTGAAATGACATTGATGGCATTGTGCGACTTTTTGGAGAAAAGATAGCGTCGGGCGATAAAGAGCGGGAGGTTCACGTTATTTCAATAATTTATCAATATTATCGATATAATCTAACGAGTCGTCCAGGTGAAAAACCAGTTCGGGCACTATACGCAGCTGTTTACCGATCCGTTTCCCAAGTGCAAAGCGTACCGACTTCACATTATCATTCACGTTCTGCACAATTTCATTCCCTCTCTCCGAAGGAAAAATGCTCAGGTAGGTGTGTGCCATTCCCAGGTCGGGAGTTACCCGGACATGTGTAACCGATACCAGCACACCCGGCATCTTTTTGGTCTCCATCAGGAATATTTCACCAAGTTCCTTCTGAATCAGCCGGTTTACCTTTTGTAGTCTGTTTGATTCCATGTTTCACTATTTTTTCCGGATTACCGTAATTCCGTCACGGATGGGCAGGATTACCTTCTCCACCCTCTCATCACGGGCCACCCTCTCGTTGAATTTCAAAATTCCCTGTGTTGCCCAGTCGCTGCTTCCAACCTCCTCCACCACCTTTCCGTACCAGAGGGTATTGTCGGCTAAAATAAATCCCCCTTTTTTAACCTTTGGGAGTATCGATTCGAAACATTCCCAGTATGACTCCTTGTCGGCGTCGATAAAGGCAAGGCCGTAACCCTCGTCTTCAAGCCCGGGAATAATCTGCAGCGCATCCCCGATAAAGAGCTTTATCCTGTCGCCATACTCCGACTGGCTGAAATTTGAGCGGATATAATCTTCCAGTTCATCATCAACCTCAATGGTGTGCACTTCGCCCCCATCTTCCAGCCCCTCGGCAAAACACAATGCGGAATACCCCACAAAGGTGCCGACCTCTAGCACGCGCTCGGGCCGGATCATCCGGGTCAGCATTGTAAGCAGGCGGCCCTGGAGATGACCCGAAATCATACCGGAGCGAAGCATCCTGACATGGGTCTCCCTCTCAATTCTTCTAAGCAGGTCGGGCTCTGCGTCGATATGCGACAATATATACTCCTCCAGTCTACGCTCCATCCTCTATTGGGTATAATCGGGCAGGTTATATTTCTCGTTTGCCTCCAACACCTTCCACACCTCGTTGATATCGAGGTAGGTAGTTCCACCAGTCTCTCCCAGGCTTCCACCCAGGTAGGCCACCCTGTCTTTCATATCGAGCATCTTCTGATCGAGCATTTTCCGGATGGCAGCCATATAATATGCCCTGCGGCTCTCCTTGGTATTCTCCATCCCTTTACCCGGCAGGTACTCTGCCCATACACCGTAGGAGAGGGCAAGCTCCCGTGCCAGTCGACGGGTCGTGGTCATCGCGAAAACCGGTTTACGTCCCCTAAATGCAGCCAGCACCCTAGCAGTACGTCCCGTATGGCTGTCGGTAAAGATAGCCTGCGTATTCAGTCGCGACGCCGTTTTCACCGCCTGTTTGGCCAGGAATGAGGTCACTTCGTTATCATCGAAATCGTAAGGCACGCGAATATCATTTTCGGCAAGTTTTGTCTTCTCCGTCTCGTGAGCCACTTTCGTCATTGTACGTACCGCCTCTACCGGATATTTGCCGTATGCCGTTTCACCGCTGAGCATGATGGCATCGGTCCGGTAATAGATGGCGTTGGCAATATCGGTGATCTCCGCACGTGTGGGACGGGGATGCTCAATCATCGAGTGGAGCATCTGGGTAGCCACAATCACCGGTTTCTTGTATTTGATCGCCTTCCTGATCAGCATCCGCTGGATAGCGGGAATCTTCTCCTGTGGAACCTCGATCCCCAGGTCGCCACGGGCAATCATCACGCCATAGGCATGCTGCAGGATTTCATCGGCATTATCCACCCCTTCCTGATTCTCGATCTTGGCGATAATCTTTATCGGGCTCTTCAGCTCGTCCAGGATGGCTTGGACCTCCAATACATCCTCCTTGCTGCGTACAAAGGAGTGTGCAATGAAGTCCACCTCGTACTTGTCGGCCAATGCAATAAAGTCGCGGTCGCGATCGGTTATCGTAGGCAGATTGATGCGGACGCCGGGAATGTTCACACTCTTGCGGCTTCCCACCGTTCCGTCGTTCTGTACACTGCAAAGCAGACAGTCATCCTCCTTGCCAATCACCTTCAGGTCGATTTCGCCATCGTCGATCAGGATATCATCTTCCACCTTCATCTCATCGGCAATATTGGGATAGGAGACATAAATGGTCTCTTTGGAGGAGATACCACGGGGGTCACCGATCACCTTCACCCGCTCGCCCGTGGCAAGTTCAATGGGAGCCAGGGCGGCAGTTGTCCTGATTTCAGGACCTTTCGTATCGACCAGGATGGCGATCCGGTCCGACACCGCACGTACATTGGTGATAATCTTCAGGAAACCTTCCTGATCGAGATGGGCGGAATTCAACCTGACCACGTCCATCCCTTCGTCAAAAAGTTGTTGAATGAAAGGGACATCGCATCGCTTGTCCGAGATAGTGGCTACAATCTTCGTATGTTTCAGCATTGTTAATATTCTGTTGTGAATTTCTTATTTACAGGTGTCAGCGATCTCATCTGTTCGCAGAGATCCGTTGTCTGACCATTAAACACTTTTTAATCGGTTTTGTTTGCTATCCGTATAGCCTCAACAGCCAAACGGTAGGAGTTGATCCCAAACCCGCCGATCACCCCCGCACAGACCGGTGCGATGATCGATTGATGACGGAAAGGTTCGCGGGAATAGACGTTGGAGATATGCACCTCGATCACCGGACTCTTTACCGCCTTGATCGCATCGCGGATCGCGACCGATGTATGGGTGTACCCGCCTGCATTGAGAATAATCCCGGCGGAGTCAAATCCCGCTTCATGAATCTTGTTGATGATCTCCCCCTCAACATTCGATTGATAGTAATCCAACTCAATTTCGGGATACGCTCGCTGCAACTTCTCGAAGATGGCCGGGAAAGACTCAGTTCCATAGAGGTCCGGCTCTCTCATACCCAGCAGGTTGAGATTCGGACCGTTGATAATCTGGATTTTCATTGTGCTCTCTTTTTATGGGTACAAAGATACGATATTTGACGTTAACCGGTAACGAGAAAACCTATGTATCAGGCAAAAAAGCGAAACGTCTTCCGACGCATCGCTTTTTTAAGATCCGGAGAAATGGAAACCGTTATCCCTCCGTTGCCACAGCCTCGGCATCCACCGGACCATACTGGGCTTTGGCCATACGCTGGTAGGAACGGTAACGCCACTGGGCATTCTCTTTTGCAGCTTCAAACAGCTCATCGGCCTCCTGCGGGAAAGATTTCATCAGCTGAGTGTAACGCACTTCACCCATCAGGAAATCCCTGAATTTGCTCCAGTCAGGCTCCTTGCTGTCGAGCGTGAAGGGGTTCTTACCCTCCTCTTCCAGTTTCGGATTGTAACGCCAGAGGCTCCAGTAACCGCACTCAACCGCCTTCTTCTGTTCGGTCTGCGCCATGCCCATTCCACTCCTCAATCCGTGACTGATACAGGGGGAGTAGGCAATGATCAGAGAGGGGCCGTTATACTCTTCAGCTTCTTTCAACGCTTTGAGGTATTGCGCCTGATTGGCACCCATGGCAACCTGTGCCACGTAAACGTAACCGTAGGATGCGGCAATCATGCCCAGGTCTTTCTTGCGTACCCGTTTTCCGGCAGCGGCAAACTTGGCGACGGCAGCCATAGGCGTCGACTTCGAGGATTGTCCGCCGGTATTTGAATAGACTTCGGTATCGAGCACCAGCACATTGATATCCTGTCCCATAGCCAACACGTGGTCGAGACCGCCAAAGCCGATATCGTATGCCCATCCGTCACCTCCGAATACCCAGATCGATTTCTTGGTAAGGTACTTTTCGAGCGAGAGGATCTCACGGCCAATCTCGTTATCCGTATCCTTAAGCGCGGCAACAACCTGGGCCGAGATGCCCTTCACCGCTTCGCCCTTCTCCATGTTTTCGATCCACTGGCTGAAGAGCTCTTTCTGGGAATCGGAGAAACCGGTCGACTCAATCCCCTTCAACATCAAGCTCTTGATGCGATTCCGCATGCTTGCCTGGGCAATTACAAACCCGAAGCCGAACTCGGCATTGTCTTCAAACAGCGAGTTGGCCCACGACGGACCTTTTCCCTCCTCGTTTTTGGTATAGGGTGTAGAGGGGGCAGATGCACCATAGATGGAGGAACATCCGGTAGCGTTGGCAATCATCATCCGATCGCCATAGAGTTGCGTGATAAGCTTGATATAGGGAGTTTCACCACACCCTGAGCAGGCTCCCGAGAACTCGAACAGCGGTTTGGCAAATTGCGAGTTCTTTACATTGAGCTTGGTATCCACCAGGTGGGCCTTGCTGCTCACATTGTTTACCATGTAATCCCAGTTCTTCTGGTTTTCGAACTGCGTGGTGATGGGCACCATTTCAAGTGCGCGCTGGCCTCTCTTGCCCGGACAGATATCCACACAATTCCCACATCCCAGACAGTCAAGCACATCCACCTGGATCCGGAATGCGGTTCCTTCGAACTGTTTTCCCTGCGTCTTCAGCAGTGCCACATCCTCGCCCAAGCCTTTCTGTTCCTCCTCGGTAAGCACAAAGGGGCGGATGGTGGCGTGCGGACATACATAGGCGCACTGGTTACACTGAATACAGTTGTCGGGATTCCAGACCGGCACGTTGACAGCCACACCCCGTTTCTCGTAGGCAGATGTACCATGTTCCCAAGTTCCATCTTCACGGCCTACAAAAACCGATACCGGCAGATCATATCCCTGCTGGGCATTGATGGGTTGAACCACTTTCCTGATAAATTCAGGAGCATCGCTCTCCTGTACCGGTTCAACCTCAAGGTTGGCCCACTCCATCGGGACCTCTACCTCTTCCACTTCACCACCACGATCAACGGCGGCATAGTTCATCTTCACAACCTCTTCCCCTTTCTTGCCATACGATTTCACGATGAACTTCTTCATCTGTTCAACCGCCAACTCATAAGGAATTACGTTGGAGATCTTGAAGAATGCCGACTGAAGGATGGTGTTGGTCCTGTTGCCCAGACCGATCTCATTGGCAATGGATGTGGCGTTTATGATGTAGAACTTGATGTTGTTTCTTGCGATATATCGCTTCACATTGTCCGGTAGATGGTTACCTACTTCATCTTTCGACCAGAGCGAATTGAGCAGGAGTGTCCCCCCCCTCTTCAATCCGGCCGTAACATCATAGAGATGCAGGTATGCCGGCACGTGGCAGGCCACGAAATTGGGGGTATTTACCAGGTAGGTGGAGCGGATCGGCTTGTCGCCAAAACGGAGGTGCGAACAGGTGAATCCGCCCGATTTTTTTGAATCGTAGGCAAAATAGGCCTGCACATATTTGTCGGTGTTGTCGCCGATGATCTTGATGGAGTTCTTGTTTGCCCCTACCGTTCCGTCTGAACCCAGACCATAGAACTTGGCCTCGTAGGTTGTCTCGTCCATCGCTATCTCCTCAACTTTCGGCAACGACTTGAAGGTGACATCATCGACGATACCGATGGTAAAATCGTTCTTGGGGATATTCATGGCCAGGTTATCATAAACCGAGATAATCTGGCCCGGGGTGGTATCTTTTGACGACAATCCATAGATACCGCCAACAACCACCGGAGCATCCTCTTTTCCGTAGAAGCAATCTTTCACATCCAGGTAGAGCGGCTGACCGGTTGCTCCGGGCTCCTTCGTCCTGTCGAGGACAGCAATCCGCTTCGCCGTTTTCGGAATGGCTGCAAGGAATGCATCCGCCTTGAACGGACGGTAGAGATGAACAGCCACCATACCCACTTTCTCTCCCTTGGCATTTTTGTAGTCAACCACCTCGCGGATAGCTTCCGTAACAGATCCCATGGCAATAATAACCCTTTCCGCCTCGGGATCGCCATAATAGTCAAACAGCCCGTACTTGCGGCCGGTAACTGCAGCCAGCTTTTCGAGATATTTCTCCACAATACCGGGAACTGCGTTATAAAATGGATTTGCCGCTTCTCGTGACTGAAAATAGATATCATCGTTCTGAGCGGTCCCCCGGGTAACGGGTGCATCGGGACTCAATGCCCGCTGCCGGAAAGCGGCCAGCGCCTCCTGATTGATCAATGGGGCCAACTCTTCATTTGTCAGCGCTTCAATCTTCTGGATTTCGTGTGAGGTGCGGAACCCGTCGAAAAAATGGAGGAAAGGAACCCGGC of the Petrimonas mucosa genome contains:
- the rbfA gene encoding 30S ribosome-binding factor RbfA, with the translated sequence MESNRLQKVNRLIQKELGEIFLMETKKMPGVLVSVTHVRVTPDLGMAHTYLSIFPSERGNEIVQNVNDNVKSVRFALGKRIGKQLRIVPELVFHLDDSLDYIDNIDKLLK
- a CDS encoding O-methyltransferase translates to MERRLEEYILSHIDAEPDLLRRIERETHVRMLRSGMISGHLQGRLLTMLTRMIRPERVLEVGTFVGYSALCFAEGLEDGGEVHTIEVDDELEDYIRSNFSQSEYGDRIKLFIGDALQIIPGLEDEGYGLAFIDADKESYWECFESILPKVKKGGFILADNTLWYGKVVEEVGSSDWATQGILKFNERVARDERVEKVILPIRDGITVIRKK
- the pyk gene encoding pyruvate kinase, which produces MLKHTKIVATISDKRCDVPFIQQLFDEGMDVVRLNSAHLDQEGFLKIITNVRAVSDRIAILVDTKGPEIRTTAALAPIELATGERVKVIGDPRGISSKETIYVSYPNIADEMKVEDDILIDDGEIDLKVIGKEDDCLLCSVQNDGTVGSRKSVNIPGVRINLPTITDRDRDFIALADKYEVDFIAHSFVRSKEDVLEVQAILDELKSPIKIIAKIENQEGVDNADEILQHAYGVMIARGDLGIEVPQEKIPAIQRMLIRKAIKYKKPVIVATQMLHSMIEHPRPTRAEITDIANAIYYRTDAIMLSGETAYGKYPVEAVRTMTKVAHETEKTKLAENDIRVPYDFDDNEVTSFLAKQAVKTASRLNTQAIFTDSHTGRTARVLAAFRGRKPVFAMTTTRRLARELALSYGVWAEYLPGKGMENTKESRRAYYMAAIRKMLDQKMLDMKDRVAYLGGSLGETGGTTYLDINEVWKVLEANEKYNLPDYTQ
- the aroQ gene encoding type II 3-dehydroquinate dehydratase; the protein is MKIQIINGPNLNLLGMREPDLYGTESFPAIFEKLQRAYPEIELDYYQSNVEGEIINKIHEAGFDSAGIILNAGGYTHTSVAIRDAIKAVKSPVIEVHISNVYSREPFRHQSIIAPVCAGVIGGFGINSYRLAVEAIRIANKTD
- the nifJ gene encoding pyruvate:ferredoxin (flavodoxin) oxidoreductase produces the protein MTKKKNYLTCDGNQAAAHIAYMFSEVAAIYPITPSSTMAEYVDEWAAAGRKNIFGQPVLVQEMQSEAGAAGAVHGSLQAGALTTTFTASQGLLLMLPNMYKIAGELLPGVFHVSARAIAAQALSIFGDHQDVMAARPTGFAMFATGSVQEVMDLAAVAHLAAIESRVPFLHFFDGFRTSHEIQKIEALTNEELAPLINQEALAAFRQRALSPDAPVTRGTAQNDDIYFQSREAANPFYNAVPGIVEKYLEKLAAVTGRKYGLFDYYGDPEAERVIIAMGSVTEAIREVVDYKNAKGEKVGMVAVHLYRPFKADAFLAAIPKTAKRIAVLDRTKEPGATGQPLYLDVKDCFYGKEDAPVVVGGIYGLSSKDTTPGQIISVYDNLAMNIPKNDFTIGIVDDVTFKSLPKVEEIAMDETTYEAKFYGLGSDGTVGANKNSIKIIGDNTDKYVQAYFAYDSKKSGGFTCSHLRFGDKPIRSTYLVNTPNFVACHVPAYLHLYDVTAGLKRGGTLLLNSLWSKDEVGNHLPDNVKRYIARNNIKFYIINATSIANEIGLGNRTNTILQSAFFKISNVIPYELAVEQMKKFIVKSYGKKGEEVVKMNYAAVDRGGEVEEVEVPMEWANLEVEPVQESDAPEFIRKVVQPINAQQGYDLPVSVFVGREDGTWEHGTSAYEKRGVAVNVPVWNPDNCIQCNQCAYVCPHATIRPFVLTEEEQKGLGEDVALLKTQGKQFEGTAFRIQVDVLDCLGCGNCVDICPGKRGQRALEMVPITTQFENQKNWDYMVNNVSSKAHLVDTKLNVKNSQFAKPLFEFSGACSGCGETPYIKLITQLYGDRMMIANATGCSSIYGASAPSTPYTKNEEGKGPSWANSLFEDNAEFGFGFVIAQASMRNRIKSLMLKGIESTGFSDSQKELFSQWIENMEKGEAVKGISAQVVAALKDTDNEIGREILSLEKYLTKKSIWVFGGDGWAYDIGFGGLDHVLAMGQDINVLVLDTEVYSNTGGQSSKSTPMAAVAKFAAAGKRVRKKDLGMIAASYGYVYVAQVAMGANQAQYLKALKEAEEYNGPSLIIAYSPCISHGLRSGMGMAQTEQKKAVECGYWSLWRYNPKLEEEGKNPFTLDSKEPDWSKFRDFLMGEVRYTQLMKSFPQEADELFEAAKENAQWRYRSYQRMAKAQYGPVDAEAVATEG